Proteins from one Mesoplodon densirostris isolate mMesDen1 chromosome 1, mMesDen1 primary haplotype, whole genome shotgun sequence genomic window:
- the LOC132486294 gene encoding uncharacterized protein LOC132486294 isoform X2, with the protein MEAAATVLKLVLLRAEPKTIIQMGSFVYHTLFIDGITYLCASDNALDTVTPSAFLKNVSETFLRDPLMSQEHFSPSNAVATDFQQVLGKYMMKYNKNQEDSSISTLKSQVTDVKNVMTQNIDKILEKEERLNIFTDRTDDLQTTAKESQKTRKILGRIWWKHFKKIIVITVAILLSIIIILLSKM; encoded by the exons GAAGCAGCGGCAACAGTGCTTAAACTAGTGCTTCTTAGAGCTGAACCAAAGACCATAATTCAAATGGGAAG CTTTGTCTACCATACTCTCTTTATTGACGGAATCACTTACCTATGTGCTTCAGACAATGCCTTAGATACTGTAACACCATCtgcatttcttaaaaat GTTAGTGAGACTTTTCTGAGAGATCCTTTGATGTCACAAGAACATTTTTCTCCGTCAAATGCAGTTGCTACAGATTTTCAACAAGTATTAGGCAAGTATATG atgaaatacaataaaaatcaAGAGGACAGCTCGATATCCACACTGAAGAGTCAAGTAACTGATGTAAAAAATGTGATGAcccaaaatattgataaaattttggaaaaagaagaaagattgaaTATCTTCACTGATAGGACAGATGATCTGCAAACAACT gcCAAAGAATcccaaaaaacaagaaagattcTTGGGAGGATATGGTGGAAACACTTCAAAAAGATTATAGTCATCACCGTGGCCATTCTCCTTTCAATCATCATCAttcttttaagtaaaatgtaA